The Choristoneura fumiferana chromosome 10, NRCan_CFum_1, whole genome shotgun sequence genome has a segment encoding these proteins:
- the LOC141432173 gene encoding macrophage migration inhibitory factor-like isoform X1: MPCLKILTNLPKSEIPKDFVNKIIPVLVKTVKKDPAVFTVVVSGDCDVSFGGDSDTPGAAATLESIGHVGAEENKIIGKEVSEFVQKELGIHPDRFFMSIYDIKGFNIVKGAITH, from the exons ATGCCGTGCCTAAAAATCCTGACCAACCTTCCTAAGAGTGAAATACCCAAAGATTTTGTGAACAAAATAATCCCTGTTTTGGTAAAGACGGTTAAAAAGGATCCTGCT GTCTTCACCGTCGTGGTATCTGGCGACTGCGATGTCTCATTTGGTGGGGATTCCGATACTCCCGGTGCCGCAGCCACATTGGAATCCATAGGGCATGTAGGAGCTGAAGAGAACAAGATAATCGGCAAGGAGGTGTCGGAATTCGTTCAAAAGGAACTTGGCATACATCCTGACAG ATTTTTCATGAGTATCTACGACATCAAAGGTTTCAATATCGTGAAGGGCGCTATTACACATTAA
- the LOC141432173 gene encoding macrophage migration inhibitory factor-like isoform X2 has product MQLKCTTDRDEMWCGDSGELGKDIMVFTVVVSGDCDVSFGGDSDTPGAAATLESIGHVGAEENKIIGKEVSEFVQKELGIHPDRFFMSIYDIKGFNIVKGAITH; this is encoded by the exons ATGCAG TTAAAATGCACAACCGATCGTGATGAAATGTGGTGTGGAGATAGTGGAGAACTTGGGAAGGACATTATG GTCTTCACCGTCGTGGTATCTGGCGACTGCGATGTCTCATTTGGTGGGGATTCCGATACTCCCGGTGCCGCAGCCACATTGGAATCCATAGGGCATGTAGGAGCTGAAGAGAACAAGATAATCGGCAAGGAGGTGTCGGAATTCGTTCAAAAGGAACTTGGCATACATCCTGACAG ATTTTTCATGAGTATCTACGACATCAAAGGTTTCAATATCGTGAAGGGCGCTATTACACATTAA
- the LOC141431770 gene encoding trypsin-7-like: MGTYWVSLLVTLAVLALAASTDLESRVQNGQPIGPEHKHLVELNTHFEPYQPGEYVFSCTGSILNGYWIISAKHCLQRDGSSLNWAKIVRHMNSNTENTIVDYKLAPVIGPYRAQHDIALVKVANQLNTNVYQPILLSPVYPVQGSTAIVAGYGKPDPSLPRQGVVTIGKCNFAPICSFSNEFTARPDNGDSGGPLTVDGRLVGIISEGIPPTATNPLYEEHYVAIADHYNWIMGVIKT, encoded by the coding sequence ATGGGAACCTACTGGGTGAGCCTTTTAGTGACACTGGCTGTATTGGCCTTAGCTGCTTCAACTGACTTGGAGTCTCGTGTCCAAAACGGACAGCCGATTGGACCAGAGCACAAGCATTTAGTAGAATTAAATACACATTTTGAACCCTATCAACCGGGTGAATATGTATTTTCGTGCACTGGTTCGATACTAAACGGCTATTGGATAATAAGTGCTAAGCACTGTCTTCAAAGAGACGGAAGTAGTCTAAATTGGGCCAAAATTGTCCGTCACATGAATTCTAATACTGAGAATACAATAGTCGACTATAAGCTTGCGCCAGTTATTGGACCATACAGAGCCCAGCATGATATAGCCTTGGTGAAAGTGGCTAACCAGTTGAACACTAATGTTTATCAACCAATACTGCTGTCCCCTGTGTACCCTGTTCAAGGTTCGACGGCAATTGTAGCTGGATATGGAAAACCGGACCCTTCTCTGCCACGACAAGGCGTAGTGACTATTGGAAAATGCAATTTTGCTCCAATTTGTTCGTTTAGTAATGAGTTTACTGCCAGGCCTGACAATGGAGATTCAGGAGGACCACTGACGGTCGACGGCAGACTAGTTGGAATAATCAGTGAAGGCATCCCACCGACCGCGACCAATCCATTGTATGAAGAGCATTACGTTGCCATCGCTGACCATTATAATTGGATTATGGGCGTGATTAAAACATAA
- the LOC141432172 gene encoding trans-1,2-dihydrobenzene-1,2-diol dehydrogenase-like yields the protein MTVRWGIVSAGKICSDFVNAVNSYPGKGDQVIAAVAARDRSRAEEFAKLHNIATVFDSYQAMADSSGVVDVVYIGALNPDHFALTKLFLKKGKHVLCEKPMCLNLKQTQALVNIARQKKLFLMEAVWSRFAPVYLALEKDIDSGKLGDVKLVEVNFGVPLISVDRLTKKDLGGSALLDIGVYTLQFAQFIFKDEPTKVTAVGTVNEEGVDIIAHIILEYSGGRRAVLNVDATVKLWNKATVTGTKGRATVEDPFHFPEDLTHADGSVENFPLHTSDIPYYFGNSAGLVYESLEVVRCIKEGLLESPRMSLKESLTLAKLKDTIRKQIGVHFDVDDQEFS from the exons ATGACTGTCCGCTGGGGTATTGTCAGCGCTGGCAAAATCTGCAGTGACTTTGTAAATGCCGTCAACTCGTATCCTGGTAAGGGTGACCAGGTCATCGCAGCCGTGGCCGCAAGGGACCGCAGTAGAGCCGAAGAGTTCGCTAAACTACACAATATTGCTACGGTGTTTGATTCGTATCAGGCTATGGCTGATAGCTCTGGTGTCGTCG ACGTTGTCTACATCGGTGCTTTGAATCCTGACCACTTTGCTCTGACCAAATTATTCCTTAAGAAAGGAAAACACGTTCTATGTGAGAAGCCCATGTGCTTGAACTTGAAACAAACACAGGCCCTGGTCAATATAGCCAGACAGAAAAAGCTGTTCTTGATGGAAGCTGTATGGTCAAGATTTGCCCCTGTCTACCTCGCATTGGAGAAAGATATTGACTCAGGAAAATTAGGAGATGTTAAACTTGTCGAAGTCAACTTCGGAGTTCCGCTTATTTCTGTTGACAGGCTAAC CAAAAAAGACCTAGGAGGCAGCGCCTTGCTGGATATTGGCGTATACACTCTACAATTTGCACAATTCATCTTCAAGGATGAGCCAACGAAAGTGACTGCTGTTGGAACTGTTAACGAAGAAGGTGTGGACATCATTGCGCATATAATCCTTGAGTATAGTGGAGGCAGACGGGCGGTCCTAAACGTGGATGCCACTGTGAAGCTGTGGAATAAGGCGACGGTTACTGGTACCAAAGGACGCGCTACG GTGGAGGACCCCTTCCATTTCCCTGAGGATTTGACTCATGCCGATGGTTCGGTGGAAAACTTTCCCCTGCACACCTCTGACATCCCTTACTACTTTGGCAACAGCGCTGGATTAGTTTACGAGTCCCTTGAGGTGGTCAGGTGCATAAAAGAAG GACTTTTGGAATCACCACGAATGAGCCTCAAAGAAAGCCTCACGCTCGCCAAACTTAAAGATACTATCCGAAAGCAGATTGGCGTCCATTTTGATGTAGATGACCAGGAGTTCTCTTAG